A stretch of the Sulfurimonas sp. HSL-1656 genome encodes the following:
- a CDS encoding ferredoxin-thioredoxin reductase catalytic domain-containing protein, which yields MAGGITKIDINSDEFQSELERTIRFTDKVVEQFGWSYNPDAEINEGIQLGLTRNKLMHGKRYCPCFFVTGDKEQDRICPCKPAIEKEIPEDGVCHCQIFCTPEYAAQHRSEEEIEEVVHQHSRGLSADECNLLLHKEQFDGDELAALLEGRALGMVNFKLIDVREHMEWQMGHIKGADRLIPTSSFFDTLESAKLSKQEKLIVYCHVGSRSAHCQRILSDMGYENVGNLTYGIVAYGGELER from the coding sequence ATGGCCGGCGGAATTACGAAGATCGATATCAACTCTGACGAATTCCAGAGCGAGCTCGAGCGGACGATCCGTTTTACGGACAAAGTCGTCGAGCAGTTCGGCTGGTCCTATAACCCCGATGCGGAGATCAATGAGGGCATTCAGCTTGGGCTGACGCGCAACAAACTGATGCACGGTAAACGCTACTGCCCCTGCTTTTTCGTCACCGGCGACAAAGAACAGGACCGCATCTGCCCCTGCAAACCGGCCATCGAAAAAGAGATCCCCGAGGACGGCGTCTGCCACTGCCAGATCTTCTGTACCCCCGAATATGCTGCCCAGCACCGCAGTGAAGAGGAGATCGAAGAGGTTGTCCACCAGCACTCCAGGGGGCTCAGTGCCGACGAGTGCAACCTCCTGCTTCACAAAGAGCAGTTCGACGGTGACGAGCTCGCCGCCCTGCTCGAAGGACGCGCACTCGGGATGGTCAACTTCAAACTGATCGACGTGCGCGAGCATATGGAGTGGCAGATGGGGCACATCAAAGGTGCCGACCGGCTGATCCCCACCAGCAGTTTCTTCGACACCCTGGAGAGTGCAAAACTTTCCAAACAGGAGAAGCTGATTGTCTACTGCCATGTCGGAAGCCGCAGCGCGCACTGCCAGCGCATCCTCAGCGACATGGGGTATGAAAACGTCGGCAACCTTACCTACGGGATCGTCGCCTACGGCGGCGAACTCGAACGCTGA
- the hslV gene encoding ATP-dependent protease subunit HslV gives MFDATTILAYKSEGKAVIGGDGQVTFGHTVLKNNATKIRKLHNGQVLAGFAGSTADAFNLFDMFEEFLSARKGDMVKAIIDFSKAWRKDKVLRRLEAMMIVLNTEHIFILTGNGDVVEPEDGEIASIGSGGNYAIASARALKKHADLAPEALVEESLHIAADLCIYTNHEIKILTLEASEA, from the coding sequence ATGTTCGACGCAACGACGATACTCGCCTACAAAAGCGAGGGCAAGGCGGTCATCGGCGGCGACGGGCAGGTCACCTTCGGGCACACTGTCCTCAAGAACAACGCTACCAAGATCCGCAAACTGCACAACGGCCAGGTTCTGGCCGGCTTTGCCGGCTCCACGGCGGACGCTTTCAACCTCTTTGATATGTTCGAGGAGTTCCTCTCCGCACGCAAAGGCGATATGGTCAAGGCCATCATCGACTTCTCCAAAGCGTGGCGCAAGGATAAGGTGCTGCGCCGTCTCGAAGCGATGATGATCGTCCTCAATACCGAGCACATTTTCATCCTCACCGGCAACGGTGACGTCGTTGAGCCCGAAGACGGAGAGATCGCCTCCATCGGCAGCGGCGGCAACTACGCCATCGCCAGTGCGCGCGCCCTGAAAAAGCACGCGGACCTGGCCCCCGAAGCCCTCGTCGAAGAGAGCCTGCATATCGCGGCGGATCTCTGCATCTACACCAACCACGAGATCAAAATCCTGACCCTGGAGGCCTCTGAAGCATGA
- the rplI gene encoding 50S ribosomal protein L9 has protein sequence MRVLLIKDVKSLGKAGEVKEVKDGYGKNFLIGKGFAKHATDEVIAEWEEAKRQAAANEAQEIADLTAMKAKLETLEVTIAKKLGDTGHLFGAVTKDDIAKALEDAHGITIDKKHIEAKKAIKMTGKHEVDLKLGHGIHALLHLDIVGE, from the coding sequence ATGAGAGTACTGTTGATCAAAGATGTCAAAAGCCTCGGCAAAGCCGGCGAGGTCAAAGAGGTCAAAGACGGCTACGGCAAGAACTTCCTGATCGGTAAAGGGTTTGCCAAACATGCCACCGACGAGGTCATCGCCGAGTGGGAAGAGGCGAAGCGCCAGGCCGCCGCGAATGAAGCCCAGGAGATCGCCGACCTCACCGCCATGAAAGCGAAGCTCGAAACCCTCGAAGTCACCATCGCCAAGAAGCTCGGTGACACCGGCCACCTCTTCGGCGCCGTCACCAAGGACGATATCGCCAAGGCGCTCGAGGATGCGCACGGCATCACCATCGACAAAAAACATATCGAAGCCAAAAAGGCGATCAAAATGACCGGGAAGCACGAGGTCGACCTCAAACTCGGCCACGGCATCCACGCGCTGCTGCATCTCGACATCGTAGGCGAATAA
- the era gene encoding GTPase Era, whose product MTKAGFIALVGRPNAGKSTLLNALLGEKIAMVSQKANATRRRLNAIVMHGEDQLIFVDTPGLHEKERKLNQFMLEEALKAIGDCDLIVYLAPAADSVKHYKRFLELAGGKKHLIALSKIDQISQGELLARIGEYNAFSEHFEALIPVSVTKHTGLEQLKDVITRFLPESPYLFDPEDLTNEKLRDIFREFIRESIFENISDEIPYGTDVVIDKIDEADDIDHIRATIIVEKESQKGIMIGKGGATIKRIGKHARQKIESLSGHRAYLDLFVSVKPNWTNDKKMLEDLGYQT is encoded by the coding sequence ATGACCAAAGCCGGTTTTATCGCCCTCGTCGGACGCCCGAATGCGGGCAAAAGTACCCTACTCAACGCCCTGCTGGGCGAAAAGATCGCCATGGTAAGCCAGAAGGCGAATGCCACGCGCAGACGTCTCAACGCCATTGTCATGCACGGGGAGGATCAGCTGATCTTCGTCGATACGCCCGGCCTGCATGAAAAAGAGCGCAAACTCAACCAGTTCATGCTCGAAGAAGCCCTCAAGGCGATCGGTGACTGCGATCTCATTGTCTACCTGGCCCCGGCCGCGGACAGCGTCAAGCACTACAAACGCTTCCTGGAGCTCGCCGGCGGGAAAAAGCACCTGATAGCGCTGAGCAAAATCGACCAGATTTCCCAGGGCGAGCTGCTTGCCAGGATTGGTGAATATAACGCTTTTTCGGAACATTTTGAGGCCCTCATTCCCGTTTCTGTCACGAAACATACCGGTCTCGAGCAACTCAAAGATGTCATCACGAGGTTTCTGCCGGAATCCCCCTACCTCTTTGACCCCGAAGACCTCACCAATGAGAAGCTGCGGGACATCTTCCGAGAGTTCATCCGCGAATCAATTTTCGAGAATATCAGCGACGAAATCCCCTACGGGACCGATGTCGTCATTGACAAGATCGATGAAGCCGACGACATCGACCATATCCGCGCAACGATCATCGTCGAGAAAGAGAGCCAAAAAGGAATTATGATCGGTAAAGGCGGCGCTACGATCAAGCGTATCGGCAAGCATGCCCGCCAAAAAATCGAATCCCTTTCCGGCCACCGTGCCTACCTTGATCTGTTCGTCAGCGTGAAACCGAATTGGACGAATGACAAGAAAATGCTGGAAGATCTCGGGTACCAAACCTGA
- the hslU gene encoding HslU--HslV peptidase ATPase subunit, with the protein MNMTPKEIVSYLDAYIIGQQAAKKSIALALRTRYRRMQLDGEMQHEIMPKNILMIGSTGVGKTEISRRLAKMMGVPFIKVEASKFTEVGFVGRDVESMVRDLVMTSIALVKEEQKAANEDAIKEYVLDKIVDKLLPPLPPLSSETKKAEYASSRERMRQRVIDGEMNDKTIEIELPKGNIEFNDTGMPPEMAKMQESFAKMFSSINKKENKKEMKVSDAIRILDSEATDALLDMDAIRSEAVRRAEDGGIIFLDEIDKIAVSSKSQGRNDPSKEGVQRDLLPIVEGSSVGTKYGPVKTDHILFIAAGAFHLTKPSDLIPELQGRFPLRVELQSLDEKALYAILTQPKNSLIKQYKALLAVENVTLEFDDDAIRAIAALAQQANEKTEDIGARRLHTILEKVLEEISFDAETYAGQTYTVTKTIVHDKLDIVIEDEDLSRYIL; encoded by the coding sequence ATGAACATGACCCCCAAAGAGATCGTCTCCTACCTCGATGCCTACATTATCGGCCAGCAGGCGGCGAAAAAAAGCATCGCCCTGGCGCTTCGCACCCGTTACCGCCGGATGCAGCTCGATGGCGAGATGCAGCACGAGATCATGCCCAAGAACATCCTGATGATCGGCTCGACCGGGGTCGGGAAAACCGAGATCTCCCGCCGCCTCGCCAAGATGATGGGCGTTCCTTTCATCAAAGTCGAAGCAAGCAAATTTACGGAGGTCGGCTTCGTCGGCCGTGACGTCGAATCGATGGTCCGCGACCTCGTCATGACCTCCATCGCCCTTGTCAAAGAGGAGCAGAAAGCGGCAAACGAGGATGCCATCAAGGAGTACGTCCTCGACAAGATCGTCGACAAACTGCTGCCGCCGTTGCCGCCGCTCTCCTCGGAGACCAAGAAAGCCGAATATGCCTCCTCCCGCGAACGGATGCGGCAGAGGGTCATTGACGGCGAGATGAACGACAAGACGATCGAGATCGAACTGCCAAAAGGGAACATCGAGTTCAACGACACCGGCATGCCGCCGGAGATGGCGAAGATGCAGGAGTCTTTTGCCAAAATGTTCTCATCGATCAACAAGAAAGAGAACAAGAAGGAGATGAAAGTCTCCGATGCCATCCGTATCCTTGACAGCGAAGCGACCGACGCCCTGCTGGACATGGACGCCATCCGCAGCGAAGCCGTACGCCGCGCGGAAGACGGCGGCATCATTTTCCTCGACGAGATCGACAAGATCGCCGTCAGTTCCAAAAGCCAGGGGCGCAACGACCCCAGCAAAGAGGGTGTACAGCGTGACCTGCTCCCCATTGTCGAAGGAAGCAGCGTCGGCACCAAATACGGCCCGGTCAAGACCGACCACATCCTCTTCATTGCCGCCGGGGCCTTCCACCTCACAAAGCCCAGCGATCTCATCCCGGAACTTCAGGGACGTTTCCCGCTGCGGGTCGAACTGCAGTCGCTTGACGAGAAGGCGCTCTACGCCATCCTGACCCAGCCGAAGAATTCTCTGATCAAACAGTACAAGGCGCTGCTCGCCGTTGAAAATGTCACCCTGGAGTTTGATGACGACGCCATCCGTGCCATCGCCGCGCTTGCGCAGCAGGCCAACGAGAAAACCGAAGACATCGGTGCCAGACGCCTGCACACCATTTTGGAAAAGGTCCTCGAAGAGATCAGCTTCGACGCCGAAACCTATGCCGGACAGACGTACACCGTCACCAAAACGATCGTTCATGACAAACTGGACATCGTCATCGAGGATGAAGACCTCTCCCGCTATATCCTCTAA